The following DNA comes from Streptomyces pristinaespiralis.
ACCTCGCGTGAGCGGGTCCTCGGCCCGTGCGGCTGCCGTGAACGCGCCCCGGATGCGCGCCCTCAGCAGAGCCGGCCACACCTCGTAGCGGGTCCAGTCGATCCTGAGGATCGACTGGTACAGCTCCCACATGACCTCGCTGCGCACCGCATCACGGTCGGCTTCGGCCGGAAGGCCCGACGCCAGGCGGTCGGCTGTCCGCTTCGCCCACGGCCAGAGGCGTGCCAGGAGTTCCTCCTGCAGGTCCGCAAGCTGCTCGCCCGTTTCGGCGCGCTGTGCGAATTCCTTCAGTTCGGTCGTGATCCATTCCCTGTCGTAAGGACTTGCGGTGCGGCGCTCCCTGTCCCACCGGGCGGAAGGCGTGCCCCGTGGAACGGTTCTCGCGGCGCACGAGAGCCTTGCCGGACAAAGCCGGCAGTCCGCAGAAAAGGAAATCTTTTCCGACGGCTGCGACAAAGCAGCCTGCTGGTTGTACATGAACAGCCTCCACTCGATGAGGGCTCCGTCACACCACCCAGCATCGAAGAAGAATCATGCGGTCCGCTCGCGGAAAGCCTTGGCTTTTGCCTGAAGTTACGATGATCCCTCGAACCAATACATTGGCGTATGCCTGATCCGATGCCGCACCGGTTCCCGGCCGGTGAGGCAAAGGCCGAGCAGTTCAGACACTTGCCGCCGATTCCCCGACCCACTTGAAGGGAAGAACCATCAGCCCGGAATTCGTGAGCCGCTTCATGCCACGCCCATGATGGCTCTCGTTCCGGGCACGGCCGAGGAGACCCGATGGATTTTCCCTATGGCGCAGAAAGTCACCGGAACCGGGATTGGGAACGCCTTGACCAAAGCGGCCCCGCCCCCGTTGCCGGCTTCTGCAATCCGTTCAAAGGCGGGGCTCCTGAGGCATTCGTCCTCACAGAGGACGAGACCGGATGGGGACATGTCCGCTACCTCTCCCAGGATCCCCGCGGGACCGGACAATGGTTTCTGCAGGAGCTGCCGGGGCGGCCTTCCACGGCTACCGCGATCGTCGCCACGGTCCAGGGGCTGACCGTCTGCGCCCATTGGACCGATGTCTCGGGCGACCTCTGGCGGGCACCGCTGACGTCAGCGGGCATAGGAGGTACCGTGCGGCACGGCTTGGGGAAGGGGATCGTCAGACTCGCCGTGACGTACCACGGAGCCGGGCGGAGTCCGTACACACCCGTCGTCTACGGAACGGCCCGGCAGGCCGGCTCCCGCCTCCCTCGCCTCTGGGTCAGCAGCCCGGCTCACCCGATGACGTACTACCGGATGCCGGAGGGCTTCGGCAGCACCTCGGGCTTCACCCTTTCCATGGCAGGCCCGGACGTATGGGTGGTGGACGGTGTGAGGGAAGGCCGGCTGCAGCGCTGGCGCGGTCAGCAGGGCACGTCCGCACTGCAGGGTCCGCTCGAGTACGGCAGCGACGACGTCCTCGCAAGGAGCGCGGTCGGAGCGTACGGGCGGGTCGACCCGCTCGCGCCCCGCCCACTCTTCGTCGGCCAGGACCACGGTCTATACGCATGGGCAGGACGACTCGGTGCGTTCGAAGTGGCCGGCGGGGAACCCGTACGCGAAGCGCACGTCGCCCGGCAGCCACACGGAAAGGCGCTCGTCTACATGACCGGAAAGGACGGCGTGCTCAGAACGATGACTGCGCATGCACCCTTCGACGCATGCACCCTCCGCGGACCGGTCGAACCCGTTTCCGAGGCCCCACGCGTGGACACCGCCTTTCCTACGCTCCATCCGGCCGACCGCCCCACCGTCTTCACGATGGAGTCCGCCGGCGGGACGCTAAGCCTTTTCTCGCACAACTCCGCGGCCTGGGAGTGCCATGCCGTACTGGGATTCGAGCAACCGGGCGTGCCGCACCCGGCCGATGGCCGTTCTTGACGGCTCACGATGGCGGACCCGAGGTGCAACCTGCAAGGATGCAGCCAACGTTGCGGGAGGCAGGCTGAATTATGCCCGGGGGAGGAAGCCAAGTCATGTTCACCTCGACGGCCCAGGTCGGGTTGTCGTGAAGCGTGAGGATGCCGTTCCTGTCAATTGAGTCGCTGCTCTCAGGAGTACTGACAACGCTCCCATTGGGACTGTGGACCACAGATCTCGATCTGAGGTTCACCACCATGGCGGCCGGCCCGGGGTTGAACCATCAGGTCGCCATGTCCCGCGCAGTCATCGCGCAGGAGGGGCGCAAGAGATTCGACCTCCGGTATCCACAGCACCCGGACGTCTCGGCGCACCTGCGGGCCCGAGCCGGTGAGACCGTCAACTGGCTGATGGGGTGGAGCGGAGCGATCAAGGCATGCGTCGCGCCTTTGCGTGGATCGGACGGCGAGGTCGTCGGAGTGGTGGGCGCCGCGGTCGACCTGTCGGAAGTGATGGAGGAGGAGCGGCGACGCGCCAGCTCGGAGCAACTGCTCTACGCCTTCCTCGAGCAGGGCCCTTGTGCTGCTTCCATCCTGGATCCCGACGACCGTGTCATCTTCGCCAACCAGCTCTTCCTCGACGCCGTCGACGCATCCCCGGAAAAGGCGATCGGCAATCGGGAACAGGCGCTCATTCCGGCCGGCTCCACCGAGTCACCCCGGAGACCGGACGAGTGGAGAAGCAGGAGCGGGGACCGGACGTTCCGGTCCCGTCGCCTGTCCGTACCCGGCCCGAGTGGGGCTGCACTCACCCTGCACGCCGCATCGGACGTCAGTGAGGAGATCCGGCTGCGGGAGCAGTCGGAGAACAGGCGCCAGCGCTACCGCGCGCTCATCGAGAGCACTCCCGGACCGCTGGCCATCGTCGACCTCCACCAATGCGTGGAGGATGTCAACAAGGAGTTCGGCAGAATGCTGGGCCTTCCGCAGGACCAACTCGGGGGACTTTCCCTCGGCCGTTGGGTCGATCCGTGCTCACGTGAACCGTACGACGCGTTGTGGGAGGCGCTGGCCGGCGGCCAGGACGTCAATACCGCACAGAACCTGGTCTTCACGGACAACAGCGGAAAGATACTTCTCACCAGAGTGGTGATCCGGACTCTCCGCAACGAGAGCGGCCCGATGGCTACGGCCTGGGTCGTCGAGTCATGGGGCGAACCGGCCACGCAGGTGGCCAGAAACACCGGCCCCGGTCTCTCCGCTCTCGACGGACAGGTGCTGGAGCGGCTGGCCGTGGGTGAGAGCAATGCCGAGATCGCAGCCGCCCTGTGCCTGAGTCGTCAAGGACTCGATTACCGGCTGAAGCAGTTACGGCAGAGGCTTTCTGCCGGCAGCAGGGGCGCCATCGTGGCGCGGGCCTACGCGGAAGGGCTGCTGTCCGCCGCGGACTGGCCGCCCCAATTCCGGGACCGGCCCGACGCCGGCCGGCGTTCGGCTGCGAGCGAGCAGGCGAAGAGCCCTCGTCGACTGGACTGACGAGGGCTCTTCGCGCGGGGTCGAACCGGGATCAGGGGGCCAGGTCGTACACGGCGACCGACAGGTGGCCGCTTCCGCTCTCGATCGGTGAGGTGTAGACCGAGAACCTGGGCTGGGTCCCGCCCGCCGGCGGGGTGAACGTCAGCCCGAACATCTGACGAGCAGCGTCGTACGTCTTCTTCATGGGGTACGTCGTGTCGGCGTCGTCGACATCGGCCGCGAGAATCCACCGCTGGGCGCTGGAAACCCGGTAGTTGTACCACAGGCTGAAGTTGATGGGGTTGTCGCTGCCGACGCAGAAGTCGAGCCTCACTCCGTCACCGTTTCCGAAAGCGGCGTCCTTGGTGAGCACCGCCACGTCACTGGCGCCCGGGGCCAGCGGGTTGGGCAGGTCGCTCACCTCGCAGCTCGTCGACTCGTAGTTGTACAGCGTGACCGGGTGCGAGGATTCGTTGCTGACGGAGATCTCCAGCTGCCCCACCGAGTCGTCGGCGGTGACCATGTTGGCGACCGCCACACCCGATTGGACGGCACTGGACACCAGCAGGCCGACCGAGGCGGCCGCGCCGATACCGGCCGCGGTGATCGCCCCCTCGGGCTGCACCGCTTCCTTGGAGTTGCTCACCAGATTCGCGACGTCCTTGTTGGCCTGCTTGCCCACCGCTTCGGACACGGTGAGAAACTGGACGGTGCCGCCGCTGGAGGTCGTCTGAGTCGGATTGTCCGTGCCGGAGGACTCAGGGGCGTTCGAAGTCGTGACCATGTCGGCCTCTCCCATCTCGAGCAGAGCGCTGGAACGATGGTGGCCCGAGTACCTGAACGGTTTTCGGGATGTGCGGCGCTCTACTGATGAAAGTGGGCAGACCGCGCTCGCAGAGAGCCATGGGCAGGAGGAACGGGCCGACCAGGGGGTGCCGGTCAGGGCGACGGACCGATCAGGGGCGCCGGTCAGGAGTGCCGGTCAGGGGGATGGTCAGCCCGACGACACCGGCAGGACGTCCGGGGAGAGGGCGGCCGCCCGCTCCGACGCGGCCGTCATCCGTCGGCGGTGGTGACGCCGGCACAGGACCTCGTAACCGATCTCGTCCGGTGACTGGTTGACGTCCCCGACGACGACCTGCGCGCCTTCGACGACCATCACGCCGCCGACGGTGCGGGCGTTGTGCGTGGCGCGGGCACCGCACCAGCACAGCGCCTCGACCTGAAGCACCTCGACCCGGTCGGCGAGTTCGACGAGCCGCTGCGAGCCGGGGAACAGCTTGGAGCGGAAGTCGGTGGTGATGCCGAAGGCGAAGACGTCCAGTTCCAGGTCGTCGACGACGCGTGCGAGCTGGTCGATCTGCTCCGGCGCGAGGAACTGCGCCTCGTCCGCGATCACATAGTCGCACCGGCCGCCCTTGGAGAAGCGGTCGACCAGGTACGCGTAGAAGTCGAAGCCCTCGGCGGCCTCGACCGCGTCGGTGACCAGTCCCAGCCGCGAGGAGAGCTTGCCCTCGCCGGCCCGGTCGTCACGCGTGAAGATCATGCCCTGCAGCCCGCGCGCGGACCGGTTGTGCTCGATCTGAAGAGCGAGGGTGCTCTTTCCGCAGTCCATCGTTCCGGAGAAGAACACCAGCTCGGGCATGGGGGGTGGAGACCTTTCGGGTCAGACGGCGGGGAGGGTCACGTACGTACTCGGCGGGTCACGAGCGTACTTCGAGGAGCGGCACGAGCTGTTCGGCGGGAGTCATCGAGCCGTGCATGCCCACCATGGCGGACTCGTTCGGTTCGTTGACGGAGGCGGTGATCACCACATCGTCGTGGGCGGCCGCGACGACGTCGCCGATCCGCCCGTACACCCTGTCGTCGATCTGCGGACCGAACCAGCCTGCGGCGACGGCCTCGTCACGGCTCGCCACCCAGAACTGCTCCCCCAGCACCTCGCGCCACACGGCGAGGACGTCGTTCTCCGCGCCGGGCACGGCGTACACGTGGCGCGCCCTGCCCTCGCCGCCGAGCAGGGCGACACCCGCCCGCAGTTCCCAGTCCTCGTCGAAGTCGATCCGGGACTGCTCGTCGAAGGGGATGTCGATCATGCCGTGGTCGGCGGTGACGTACAGCGCGGCGCGGGGCGGCAGCTGGTCCGCCAGCCGCTCCACCAGCCGGTCCGCGTACATCAGTTGCCCGCGCCAGGCGTCGGAGTCGATGCCGAACCGGTGCCCCTTGCCGTCGACCTCGCTGTAGTACGTGTAGACCAGCGACCGGTCCCCCGCGGCCAGTTGCGCGGCGGCGAGGTCCATCCGCTCCTCGCCGGTCAGACGGCCGTGGAACGTGCCGCCGCTGAGCGCGACCTTGGTGAGCGGCGTCTGCTCGAACGCGGGCGACGACACCTGGGCGGTGTGCACCCCCGCCCGGGCCGCCAGCTCGAAGACGGTGGGATACGGCTGCCAGGCCTTCGGCGAGGTCCACGGCCTCCAGCGGAGCTGGTTCATCAGCTCGCCGGTCTCGGGGTTGCGCACCGTGTAGCCGGGCAGGCCGTGCGCGCCGGGCGGCAGGCCCGTGCCGACGGAGGCGAGCGAGGTGGCGGTGGTCGCAGGGAACCCGGCCGTGATCGGCGCTCCGGTCCCGCCGCGGGACGTGCCGAGGAGCGAGGTCAGGAACGGGGCCTCGTCGGGGTGGGCCTTGATCTGCTCCCAGCCGAGGCCGTCGATCAGGAAGACGCAGTTCCGGTCGGCGGGCGTCAGTTCGGCGATGCACTGCTCGAACCCCTGGACGCCCATGCCCGCGGCGAGGGTGGGGAGCAGGTCGGCGAGCGAGCCGCTGCCGTACTCGGGCGCGGGCGCCGCGTACACATCGAGCGAGACGGGGTCGTCCGGCCACACTGCGGGCTGGGCCATCAGCGCGTGGCTGCCGTGGCTTCGGAGAGCGCCTGGGCGAAGACCAGGGTCTGGCGGACGGTGTCGGGCCCGTCGCCGGCCTCGCTGACACGCAGGCTGAGGTCGTCGGCGGTGGAGTTGCCGGTGTAGCCGTGGTCGGCGTCGCAGTTCGGGTCGCCGCAGGCGGCGGGCTCCAGGTCGAGGCGCGAGACCGCGCCCCAGCCGATGGTGAGGACGACCTCGCGGGGCAGCGTGCCGACGGTGTACGACTCCGGGTTGGCGACCACCCGGCTGACCACGACCGACGAGATCCGGCCCAGCTTCACCGACTCGGTGGAGGTGGTGGCGTACGGGGTCGGGGAGCCGGAGTCGGCCGCCTGCTCGTCGGTGTGGCTGACGATGAACCGGTTCGCCGTCAGGACGAGGACGGTGACGTGGCGGCGGACCTCGTTCGCGTCGAACGTGGTCTCCTGATGCACCAGGTACGACGAAATCGGCTCGCCACCGACGGCGGCTTCCACCGCCTCGGCCACGAGTGCCGGGTAGTAGCCGCTGCGCTCGATCGCGGCGCGCAGCCCCTGGGTCGTCGTACCGGTCTTCGCCATGCGGTCCATCCTACGGGGCCCCGGGGGCACCGGGCGCTCAGTAGCTGGGGAGCCGCCGAGGGCCGAGATCGCTTCGGGGCGGCGGCGGCGCCAGCCGTACGGACGCGTCCAGCACGGTGAGGCCGTGCTGGGCAACGACGACGGGCTCGAGGCCGACGCCGACCACTTCCGGGTGGTCGTCGACCAGCCGCGACACGCGCAGCAGAAGTTCCTCGAGCGCGGTGGTGTCGACCGGCGCGGAGCCGCGCCAGCCGAACAGCAGCGGCGCCGCGCGGATGGTACGGATCAGCTCGGAAGCGTCACGGTCGGTGGCGGGGACGAGCCGGTGGGCGGTGTCACCGAGCAGCTCGGAGGCCACACCGGCCAGCCCGAAGGAGAGGACGGCGCCGACGGCGGGGTCGATGGCGGCGCGCACGACGGTGTCCACACCGCGCGGCACCATGGCCTGCACCACCGGCTGGAGCTCGGCGGGCCCGCCGAGCGTCTCCGTCAGCTCGCGGTACGCCTGGCGCAGCTGTGTCTCGTCGGCCAGGTCGAGACGGACCCCGCCGAGATCGGCGCGGTGGCGCAGGTGGGGGGCGGTGGTCTTGAGGGCGACCGGGTAGCCGAGCCGCGCGGCGGCCTGCACGGCGGCACCCGGGTCGGGCGCGGGCAGGGTCGGCCGCACATGGACGCCGTAGCGCGCGAGGAGCGCGTGGGCGTCGGCCGCGGCCAGGGTGAATCCCCGGTCGTCGTCCGCCTCCGCGAGCATCCGCTCGATGTGCGCGGCGGCTCCGGCCTCGTCGATGTCGTCGTACTCGGGGACCCGGCCGGGCTCCGCGGCCTGCCGTCGCCACTGGGCGTACCGCACGGCCTCGGCCAGTGCCCGCACGGCCCGCTCCGCGGCGGGGTAGGCGGGGATCCGGCGGGTGTCGGCGCCGGGCGACGGCGC
Coding sequences within:
- a CDS encoding DUF5998 family protein, coding for MAKTGTTTQGLRAAIERSGYYPALVAEAVEAAVGGEPISSYLVHQETTFDANEVRRHVTVLVLTANRFIVSHTDEQAADSGSPTPYATTSTESVKLGRISSVVVSRVVANPESYTVGTLPREVVLTIGWGAVSRLDLEPAACGDPNCDADHGYTGNSTADDLSLRVSEAGDGPDTVRQTLVFAQALSEATAATR
- a CDS encoding PAS domain-containing protein is translated as MSRAVIAQEGRKRFDLRYPQHPDVSAHLRARAGETVNWLMGWSGAIKACVAPLRGSDGEVVGVVGAAVDLSEVMEEERRRASSEQLLYAFLEQGPCAASILDPDDRVIFANQLFLDAVDASPEKAIGNREQALIPAGSTESPRRPDEWRSRSGDRTFRSRRLSVPGPSGAALTLHAASDVSEEIRLREQSENRRQRYRALIESTPGPLAIVDLHQCVEDVNKEFGRMLGLPQDQLGGLSLGRWVDPCSREPYDALWEALAGGQDVNTAQNLVFTDNSGKILLTRVVIRTLRNESGPMATAWVVESWGEPATQVARNTGPGLSALDGQVLERLAVGESNAEIAAALCLSRQGLDYRLKQLRQRLSAGSRGAIVARAYAEGLLSAADWPPQFRDRPDAGRRSAASEQAKSPRRLD
- a CDS encoding thymidine kinase, yielding MPELVFFSGTMDCGKSTLALQIEHNRSARGLQGMIFTRDDRAGEGKLSSRLGLVTDAVEAAEGFDFYAYLVDRFSKGGRCDYVIADEAQFLAPEQIDQLARVVDDLELDVFAFGITTDFRSKLFPGSQRLVELADRVEVLQVEALCWCGARATHNARTVGGVMVVEGAQVVVGDVNQSPDEIGYEVLCRRHHRRRMTAASERAAALSPDVLPVSSG
- a CDS encoding alkaline phosphatase family protein, translating into MAQPAVWPDDPVSLDVYAAPAPEYGSGSLADLLPTLAAGMGVQGFEQCIAELTPADRNCVFLIDGLGWEQIKAHPDEAPFLTSLLGTSRGGTGAPITAGFPATTATSLASVGTGLPPGAHGLPGYTVRNPETGELMNQLRWRPWTSPKAWQPYPTVFELAARAGVHTAQVSSPAFEQTPLTKVALSGGTFHGRLTGEERMDLAAAQLAAGDRSLVYTYYSEVDGKGHRFGIDSDAWRGQLMYADRLVERLADQLPPRAALYVTADHGMIDIPFDEQSRIDFDEDWELRAGVALLGGEGRARHVYAVPGAENDVLAVWREVLGEQFWVASRDEAVAAGWFGPQIDDRVYGRIGDVVAAAHDDVVITASVNEPNESAMVGMHGSMTPAEQLVPLLEVRS